Proteins co-encoded in one Arachis hypogaea cultivar Tifrunner chromosome 13, arahy.Tifrunner.gnm2.J5K5, whole genome shotgun sequence genomic window:
- the LOC112736203 gene encoding probable prolyl 4-hydroxylase 10, producing the protein MAKPRYSRFQPARKTTSSSSMILTSLLIFTFLVLILLALGILSIPTASNHHVSKPNDLTHIAHNTLHTGEDDDGNGEHWIEVVSWEPRAFIYHNFLTKAECEYLINIAKPNMHKSSVVDSTTGKSKDSRVRTSSGTFLARGRDKVVRNIEKRIADFTFIPIEQGEGLQVLHYEVGQKYEPHYDYFLDEFNTQNGGQRIATVLMYLSDVEEGGETVFPAAKGNISSVPWWNELSECGKKGLSIKPKRGDALLFWSMKPDATLDPSSLHGGCPVIKGDKWSCTKWMRINEYKIN; encoded by the exons atggcgaAGCCAAGGTACTCGAGGTTTCAGCCTGCTCGCAAAACGACGTCGTCCTCCTCCATGATCCTCACCTCACTCCTCATCTTcacattccttgttttgatcctTCTGGCGCTCGGAATCCTCTCCATTCCAACCGCCTCAAACCACCACGTTTCAAAACCCAACGACCTCACTCACATCGCTCATAACACTCTCCACAC AGGCGAAGACGACGATGGCAATGGAGAACACTGGATTGAAGTAGTTTCTTGGGAGCCTCGTGCTTTTATCTATCATAATTTTCTG ACCAAAGCAGAATGTGAATATCTAATCAATATAGCCAAGCCAAATATGCATAAGTCATCCGTTGTAGATAGTACAACTGGGAAGAGTAAAGACAGCAG AGTAAGGACAAGCTCTGGTACTTTTCTAGCCAGAGGACGTGATAAAGTTGTGAGGAATATAGAGAAGAGAATTGCTGATTTTACTTTTATACCTATAG AGCAGGGTGAAGGACTTCAAGTTCTCCACTATGAAGTTGGACAAAAGTATGAGCCTCATTATGACTactttttggatgaatttaacaCACAGAACGGGGGCCAGCGTATAGCGACAGTACTGATGTACCT CTCAGATGTTGAAGAAGGGGGTGAGACTGTGTTCCCAGCTGCCAAGGGAAATATCAGCTCTGTGCCATGGTGGAATGAGCTTTCCGAGTGTGGAAAGAAAGGTCTTTCAATTAAGCCGAAGAGGGGGGATGCTTTGCTTTTTTGGAGCATGAAGCCTGATGCAACTTTAGACCCATCAAGTTTGCATG GTGGTTGTCCAGTGATTAAGGGTGATAAATGGTCGTGCACCAAATGGATGCGTATCAatgaatacaaaataaattaa
- the LOC112736120 gene encoding delta(7)-sterol-C5(6)-desaturase-like — translation MKALPWYTLLPTIEEYITEGGWTRCFPRVHYVGWLHYVVYVALYLILLEFGIYWMHKLLHDIKPLYKHLHAPHHIYNNKHNILSPFAGKVGAALHPLDGILQALPYSIALFIVPMHFSTHLVILFMEGIWTASIHDCINAKIWPIMGSGYHTVHHVTYRHNYGHLTIWMDWMFGTLVEPDDHKED, via the exons ATGAAAGCATTGCCATGGTATACTTTGCTTCCAACTATTGAAGAATACATAACAGAAGGTGGCTGGACAAGGTGTTTTCCAAGAGTGCATTATGTTGGTTGGCTTCATTATGTTGTTTATGTTGCACTCTATCTTATTCTTTTAGAGTTTGGAATTTATTGGATGCACAAATTGCTTCATGACATTAAACCACTTTACAAACATCTTCATGCTCCTCATCACATCTACAACAACAAACACAACATTCTCTCCCCATTTGCTGGTAA GGTTGGCGCGGCGTTGCACCCACTTGATGGGATATTGCAGGCATTACCATATAGCATTGCTCTGTTCATTGTGCCTATGCATTTTTCAACACATTTAGTGATCTTGTTCATGGAGGGCATTTGGACAGCAAGCATTCATGATTGCATTAATGCAAAAATTTGGCCTATAATGGGTTCTGGTTATCACACTGTTCATCACGTGACATATCGCCACAACTATGGCCACTTAACTATATGGATGGATTGGATGTTTGGGACTCTTGTTGAACCTGATGATCATAAGGAAGATTAA
- the LOC112736200 gene encoding CST complex subunit TEN1, whose translation MAQIEIKSGALVTLQELNHSSPFFKQGASLRVTGKLQEYTLETALATIVDGSDFLKVNTEHLRDLTFKVGSIYQFIGELQIRSENNEGVLQARVGRNVDGIDLNLYHQSLLLLRQFQANHLNNPAS comes from the exons ATGGCTCAGATTGAAATAAAATCTGGTGCATTGGTTACTTTGCAAGAGCTAAACCATTCGTCGCCATTTTTCAAGCAAGGAGCGTCGCTCAGAGTAACCGGAAA GTTGCAGGAATACACATTAGAGACAGCCTTAGCAACAATCGTTGATGGTAGTGATTTCTTGAAAGTTAATACCGAACATCTGAGGGATCTTACCTTCAAAGTTGGTTCTATCTACCAATTCATTGGTGAGCTTCAAATCCGATCCGAGAATAATGAG GGAGTTTTGCAGGCTCGTGTCGGTAGAAACGTTGATGGGATCGATCTCAATCTTTATCATCAGTCACTGCTGCTTCTAAGACAGTTTCAGGCCAACCATCTCAACAATCCAGCAAGTTAA
- the LOC112736201 gene encoding pentatricopeptide repeat-containing protein At3g24000, mitochondrial-like — protein sequence MHGVSRRVQQFLVPKPHKKESFSYTDLLNLCKTTNCIKQTHAQIVVNGHEQNPFVTTKLVDRYTQLSSNLEYARKVFDTLSERDVFCWNVLIKGYANMGPFVEAIKVYDEMHTSGTTPNRYTYPFALKACAAERDFHKGRVIHGHVVKCGLDLDLFVANGLIAFYAKCQEVEVSRRVFDKMPQRDIVSWNSMISGYATNGYVDDAILLFYDMLRDGDISAPDNATFVTILPAFAQAADVQAGYWIHSYIVKIGMNLDAAIASGLISLYSNCGYIRMARAIFDRVSDRNVIVWNAIIRCYGMHGLAEEALSMFQQLVESSVKPDGVLFLCLLSACSHAGLLEQGWHLFQSMETYGVKKSEAHYACIVDLLGRAGDLNKALEIIQTMPIQPGKNVYGALLGASRIHKNMELAEFAAEKLLVLDPNNAGRYVILAQMYEDAGRWEDAARVRKVIKEKEIKKPIGYSSVELESGHQKFGVNDETHAFTTQIFETLLSLDRIMGKEASIHWDSILVENSVC from the coding sequence ATGCATGGCGTGTCTCGTAGAGTTCAACAATTTTTGGTCCCAAAACCTCACAAAAAAGAATCTTTCTCTTACACAGACCTCTTGAACCTTTGTAAAACCACCAATTGCATAAAACAGACGCATGCGCAGATTGTTGTTAATGGCCACGAACAAAACCCATTTGTCACAACTAAGCTAGTAGACAGGTATACCCAATTAAGCTCCAACCTTGAATATGCACGCAAGGTGTTTGACACTTTGTCCGAAAGAGATGTTTTCTGTTGGAACGTGCTCATCAAGGGATATGCCAACATGGGTCCTTTTGTTGAGGCCATAAAGGTTTATGATGAGATGCACACGAGTGGCACCACCCCGAATCGCTATACTTATCCTTTTGCACTCAAGGCATGTGCTGCTGAGAGGGATTTCCATAAGGGTAGAGTGATTCATGGGCATGTTGTGAAGTGTGGGTTGGACTTGGACTTGTTCGTTGCCAATGGCCTCATTGCGTTTTATGCGAAGTGTCAGGAAGTTGAAGTGTCTAGAAGAGTGTTTGATAAGATGCCTCAACGCGACATTGTTAGTTGGAATTCAATGATCTCAGGGTATGCCACAAATGGATATGTGGATGATGCAATCTTGCTGTTCTATGACATGTTGAGGGATGGTGATATCAGTGCTCCAGATAATGCCACCTTTGTGACTATTCTCCCTGCATTTGCTCAGGCTGCGGATGTTCAAGCCGGATATTGGATTCATTCTTATATTGTCAAGATAGGGATGAATCTTGATGCTGCTATAGCTAGTGGTCTTATATCATTGTACTCGAATTGTGGCTACATTCGCATGGCAAGAGCAATCTTTGACCGGGTTTCTGATAGAAATGTCATTGTGTGGAATGCTATAATTAGATGCTATGGAATGCATGGTCTTGCGGAGGAAGCACTCAGCATGTTTCAGCAATTAGTTGAGTCAAGCGTGAAGCCGGATGGTGTTTTATTTTTGTGCTTGTTATCTGCTTGCAGTCATGCAGGTTTGCTCGAACAAGGCTGGCACCTTTTTCAGTCCATGGAAACCTATGGTGTCAAGAAAAGCGAGGCGCATTATGCTTGCATTGTGGATCTATTAGGCAGAGCTGGGGATTTGAATAAAGCATTGGAGATTATCCAAACTATGCCTATTCAACCGGGGAAGAATGTTTACGGTGCCTTACTCGGTGCTTCTAGAATACACAAAAACATGGAGCTTGCTGAATTTGCCGCAGAGAAATTGTTAGTTTTGGACCCCAACAATGCGGGGCGCTATGTGATTCTAGCACAGATGTATGAAGATGCAGGAAGATGGGAGGATGCAGCTAGAGTGAGGAAAGTAATCAAGgagaaagaaatcaagaagccaATTGGGTATAGTTCTGTGGAGCTTGAATCAGGTCACCAAAAATTTGGGGTAAATGATGAAACACACGCATTTACAACACAAATATTTGAAACTCTGCTAAGTTTAGATAGGATCATGGGGAAAGAAGCTAGCATTCATTGGGATTCCATTTTAGTGGAAAACAGTGTATGCTAG
- the LOC112736202 gene encoding uncharacterized protein At1g76070, translating into MALQNPTMSPNNSVSKRGCRSHHGFKVSIVPKEVRRKHRSASFRSNNEPSSPKVSCMGEVKCKKKRMALKQKRVEETIITKRNDDVPCEEKKGKVLLWIFKGQKQSGGNKGFVLEEKAQENSQVIAAPSLGAMKKFKSGRGSLSDFDVTITKRC; encoded by the coding sequence ATGGCCCTTCAAAATCCAACAATGAGTCCCAACAATAGTGTATCCAAAAGGGGTTGTAGATCACACCATGGATTCAAGGTTTCAATAGTTCCAAAGGAAGTTAGAAGAAAGCATAGGAGTGCAAGCTTTAGGTCAAATAATGAACCATCATCTCCTAAGGTATCATGCATGGGAGAAGttaagtgcaagaagaagagaatggCCCTCAAACAGAAAAGGGTTGAAGAGACTATTATAACCAAAAGGAATGATGATGTTCCATGTGAAGAAAAGAAGGGCAAGGTTCTTCTTTGGATCTTCAAGGGTCAAAAGCAAAGTGGTGGGAATAAAGGGTTTGTGTTAGAAGAGAAGGCACAAGAAAATTCACAGGTAATAGCAGCACCATCATTGGGTGCCATGAAGAAGTTTAAAAGTGGTAGAGGGTCACTGAGTGATTTTGATGTTACAATTACTAAAaggtgttaa